In Myotis daubentonii chromosome 10, mMyoDau2.1, whole genome shotgun sequence, one genomic interval encodes:
- the LOC132242537 gene encoding insulin-like growth factor 2 mRNA-binding protein 3 codes for MNKLYIGNLSESAAPADLESVFKDAQIPASGPFLVKTGYAFVDCPDESWALKAIEALSGKVELHGKLLEVEHSVPKRQRFQELEELDTCFEEVKCGGFHFVLSQTLAVLQ; via the exons ATGAACAAACTGTATATCGGGAACCTCAGCGAGAGCGCCGCGCCCGCGGACCTGGAAAGTGTGTTCAAGGACGCCCAGATCCCGGCGTCCGGACCCTTCCTGGTCAAGACCGGCTACGCCTTCGTGGACTGTCCGGACGAGAGCTGGGCCCTCAAGGCCATCGAGGCGCTTTCAG GTAAAGTGGAGCTGCACGGAAAACTCCTGGAAGTGGAGCACTCGGTCCCCAAAAGGCAAAG GTTTCAGGAGCTAGAAGAATTAGATACTTGCTTTGAAGAAGTGAAGTGTGGTGGCTTTCACTTTGTTCTGTCTCAGACTCTCGCTGTGCTGCAGTGA